From Carya illinoinensis cultivar Pawnee chromosome 5, C.illinoinensisPawnee_v1, whole genome shotgun sequence, one genomic window encodes:
- the LOC122309067 gene encoding protein RGF1 INDUCIBLE TRANSCRIPTION FACTOR 1-like: MKTDWLSTLLDCKFFGSCIHHKELHKNEENVFCIVCSLGCCRHCMEAHRSHQQLQICKYVYNDVVRLQEIQKHLDCSNIQTYKINGKKVVHLNSRPQSKDTKSSTKYKSGCACEGCGRFLQDLPSYFCSVACKVSAVSVKPKDQSQDLIPALIPEIDMSSKENSHQETNTNEMESSISVADSSEEIKAGVSSALKPRKPRHKRKGLPRRAPLF; the protein is encoded by the exons ATGAAGACAGACTGGCTTAGTACCCTTTTGGATTGCAAATTCTTTGGTTCTTGCATTCATCATAAAGAGCTTcacaaaaatgaagaaaacgTGTTTTGCATCGTTTGTAGTCTGGGATGTTGTAGACATTGTATGGAAGCTCATCGCTCCCACCAGCAGCTTCAAATCTGCAAATATGTCTACAATGATGTCGTCCGCCTTCAAGAAATACAGAAACATCTTGACTGCTCAAATATTCAG ACATATAAAATCAATGGCAAAAAAGTCGTGCATCTCAATTCTCGTCCTCAATCCAAAGATACGAAATCATCAACTAAATACAAGTCTGGTTGTGCTTGCGAAGGTTGTGGGAGATTCCTACAGGACCTTCCTAGTTACTTCTGTTCCGTTGCATGCAAG GTCTCAGCCGTTTCAGTGAAGCCCAAGGATCAAAGCCAAGACTTGATCCCCGCCCTAATTCCAGAAATTGACATGTCTTCGAAGGAAAACTCTCATCAAGAAACAAACACAAATGAAATGGAATCATCAATATCAGTGGCTGATTCATCTGAGGAGATAAAAGCTGGGGTAAGTTCGGCTTTGAAGCCAAGGAAGCCAAGGCATAAGAGGAAAGGTCTCCCTAGGAGGGCTCCTCTGTTTTGA